Proteins from a single region of Flavobacterium sp. K5-23:
- a CDS encoding undecaprenyl-phosphate glucose phosphotransferase: MVISVFSILLFKGLNLNFVYYILYQTTAWLTIAFFIKFYGIYRFTTTVEIISKIVKQGILFLLVIIAFFPFSTDVVFSGKTITVFVISSFFLISFSKFCLFYYLKKYRISTGNNYRNTVIIGYTAEAIRLKELFEIREDYGYQFLGYFSEKKTNPEIKGNIEDLKSFVLENEVHEIYCSLNEIPNGKLKDLIDFADENNKTIKFIPDTKDIFSKKLKIDYYDFFPVLSLKKTLLNEPETRIFKRTFDIIFSLIVIIGLLSWLAPLLALLIKLESRGPVFFKQGRPGIDENEFHCYKFRSMRINKSTETEASKNDPRVTKIGRFMRKTSMDEMPQFINVLLGEMSIVGPRPHLWSQNKAYGNKIKKYMVRHSVKPGITGLAQVSGFRGEIENDRDMINRIKLDVFYIENWSLILDLKIIFQTVVNIFKGESKAY, translated from the coding sequence ATGGTCATTTCTGTGTTTAGTATTTTGCTGTTTAAGGGGCTAAATCTAAATTTTGTTTATTATATTTTATATCAAACAACGGCTTGGCTTACGATTGCTTTTTTTATTAAATTTTACGGTATATATCGTTTTACAACCACGGTAGAAATCATTTCTAAAATAGTGAAACAAGGAATTTTGTTTCTTTTGGTAATCATTGCTTTTTTTCCATTTTCGACTGATGTGGTTTTTAGCGGAAAGACTATCACTGTATTTGTAATTTCAAGTTTTTTTCTAATTTCCTTTTCGAAATTTTGCTTGTTTTATTATTTGAAAAAATACAGGATTTCAACGGGAAACAATTATAGAAACACCGTAATTATAGGATATACAGCAGAAGCAATTCGGTTAAAAGAACTTTTTGAAATTAGGGAAGATTATGGTTATCAGTTTTTGGGATATTTTTCAGAAAAGAAAACTAATCCTGAAATTAAAGGAAATATTGAAGATTTGAAGTCATTCGTTTTAGAAAATGAAGTGCATGAAATATATTGCTCCCTGAATGAAATCCCAAATGGAAAACTGAAAGATTTGATAGATTTTGCCGATGAGAATAATAAAACCATAAAATTTATTCCTGACACTAAAGACATTTTTTCAAAAAAATTAAAGATTGATTATTACGATTTTTTCCCAGTTCTATCTCTTAAAAAAACGTTGTTAAATGAACCTGAGACAAGAATTTTTAAAAGAACGTTTGACATCATTTTTTCTTTAATAGTAATTATTGGTTTGTTGTCTTGGCTTGCACCGCTTTTAGCACTTTTAATAAAACTGGAATCTAGAGGTCCTGTTTTTTTTAAACAAGGTCGGCCAGGAATTGATGAAAACGAATTTCATTGTTATAAATTCCGCTCCATGAGAATCAACAAATCGACAGAAACGGAGGCTTCCAAAAACGACCCACGGGTGACTAAAATAGGACGGTTTATGAGAAAAACCAGTATGGACGAAATGCCGCAATTTATCAATGTTTTATTAGGTGAGATGTCTATTGTGGGACCTCGTCCGCATTTATGGTCTCAAAATAAAGCCTACGGAAACAAAATAAAAAAATACATGGTAAGGCATAGTGTTAAGCCTGGAATTACCGGGCTGGCACAAGTAAGTGGTTTTAGGGGTGAAATAGAAAATGACAGGGATATGATCAATAGAATAAAACTGGATGTTTTTTATATCGAAAACTGGTCTTTAATCCTGGATTTAAAAATTATTTTTCAAACGGTTGTCAATATTTTCAAAGGAGAATCAAAGGCTTATTAA
- a CDS encoding glycosyltransferase translates to MKVVHVVEALAGGVTTYCKDLSFFFGNPEKNEGINTTIIYSANRMEVDPVNIAKEFSKGISLIELNMVREFSPLQDIKSVLKLIKELKKIKPDVIHLHSSKAGVLGRVASFFLFKKVKLFYSPHGYSFLRTDISKTSKKVYWMIEKSFQKIFGGKTVACGDTEYEIAKKIGDSSLVRNGINIEEVTKNCTENKNDILTVGIVGRITYARNPKLFNEIALKHPNLNFVWIGDGELNHLITAPNIRITGWFLQRENALKELDKIDIYLQTSLWEGLPIALLEAMAMKKPVLATNVIGNKDVVIPNETGFLFDDINELDSYFEILKEEKTRVRFGEKGLIRCEELFDQNKNFKELISLYKQ, encoded by the coding sequence TTGAAAGTTGTTCATGTTGTAGAAGCACTTGCTGGTGGAGTTACCACCTATTGCAAAGATTTATCGTTTTTTTTTGGAAATCCTGAAAAAAATGAAGGCATTAACACCACTATTATTTATAGTGCAAATCGTATGGAGGTCGATCCTGTCAACATTGCAAAGGAATTTTCAAAAGGAATTTCGCTTATTGAATTGAATATGGTTCGGGAATTTTCTCCGCTTCAGGATATAAAATCAGTCCTGAAGTTAATAAAAGAACTTAAAAAAATCAAACCTGATGTTATCCACCTACATTCTTCAAAAGCAGGAGTTTTAGGCCGAGTTGCAAGTTTCTTTCTATTCAAAAAAGTTAAACTATTTTACAGCCCTCATGGCTATTCTTTCCTTAGAACTGATATATCTAAAACCAGTAAAAAAGTCTATTGGATGATTGAAAAAAGTTTTCAAAAAATATTTGGAGGTAAAACCGTTGCTTGTGGTGATACCGAATATGAAATTGCAAAGAAAATAGGGGATTCTTCTCTAGTGAGAAACGGTATCAATATAGAAGAGGTAACTAAAAATTGTACCGAGAATAAGAACGACATTTTAACGGTGGGAATTGTAGGCAGGATTACATATGCCAGAAACCCTAAATTGTTTAATGAAATAGCTTTAAAACACCCTAATCTCAATTTTGTATGGATAGGTGATGGGGAATTAAACCACCTAATAACTGCCCCGAATATTAGAATCACGGGCTGGTTTTTACAACGAGAAAATGCTTTAAAGGAATTGGATAAAATTGATATTTATCTTCAAACTTCGCTTTGGGAGGGACTGCCAATAGCTTTATTAGAAGCTATGGCAATGAAAAAGCCAGTTTTGGCCACAAATGTAATTGGAAATAAAGATGTTGTAATTCCAAATGAAACAGGATTCCTGTTTGATGATATAAATGAGCTAGATAGTTATTTCGAAATTTTAAAAGAGGAAAAAACAAGGGTGCGTTTTGGTGAAAAAGGACTAATAAGATGTGAAGAATTATTTGACCAAAATAAAAATTTTAAAGAACTGATTTCTCTTTACAAACAATAG
- a CDS encoding UDP-glucuronic acid decarboxylase family protein, with the protein MKRILITGAAGFLGSHLCDRFIKEGYFVIGMDNLITGDLKNIEHLFKLENFEFYHHDITKFVHVPGQLDYILHFASPASPIDYLKIPIQTLKVGSLGTHNLLGLARVKNARILIASTSEVYGDPLVHPQTEEYYGNVNTIGPRGVYDEAKRFQESITMAYHTFHGVETRIVRIFNTYGPRMRLNDGRVIPAFIGQALRGEDLTIFGDGMQTRSFCYVDDQVEGIYRLLHSDYVYPVNIGNPDEITIKDFAEEIIKLTGTKQKVVYFPLPVNDPLQRQPDTTKAKELLGWEAKVNRAEGMKITYDYFKSLSSEELLKEEHKDFSKFIN; encoded by the coding sequence ATGAAAAGGATACTTATCACAGGTGCTGCGGGGTTTTTAGGGTCACATTTATGTGATCGTTTTATTAAAGAAGGTTATTTTGTAATTGGAATGGATAATCTCATTACTGGAGATTTAAAAAATATAGAACATTTGTTTAAACTTGAAAATTTTGAGTTTTACCATCATGATATTACAAAATTCGTCCATGTTCCAGGTCAGCTGGATTACATTTTACATTTTGCATCACCCGCAAGTCCAATTGATTATTTAAAAATCCCGATACAAACATTAAAAGTAGGTTCTCTGGGAACTCATAATCTTTTAGGATTAGCTAGAGTGAAAAATGCCAGAATTCTTATCGCTTCCACTTCAGAAGTATATGGAGATCCATTAGTTCATCCACAAACGGAAGAGTACTATGGTAATGTAAATACCATAGGGCCAAGAGGAGTTTACGATGAAGCCAAACGTTTTCAGGAATCGATTACAATGGCATACCATACTTTTCATGGTGTTGAAACTAGAATAGTACGAATTTTTAATACTTATGGACCAAGAATGCGACTTAACGACGGAAGGGTTATTCCTGCGTTTATAGGTCAGGCGCTACGTGGTGAAGACCTAACAATTTTTGGTGATGGGATGCAAACCCGTTCTTTTTGTTATGTTGATGATCAGGTTGAGGGTATTTATAGATTACTGCATTCTGATTATGTTTATCCAGTAAACATTGGTAATCCCGATGAAATTACGATAAAAGACTTTGCCGAAGAGATTATTAAATTAACAGGAACTAAACAAAAAGTTGTTTATTTCCCATTGCCTGTTAACGACCCTTTACAAAGACAGCCAGATACTACAAAGGCAAAAGAATTATTGGGTTGGGAAGCAAAAGTAAATCGTGCTGAGGGGATGAAAATCACCTATGACTATTTTAAATCATTATCAAGCGAAGAGCTTCTAAAAGAAGAGCATAAAGACTTTTCTAAGTTTATAAATTAG